From the Streptomyces pluripotens genome, one window contains:
- a CDS encoding SRPBCC family protein, giving the protein MELHHEFTVPVPVDDAWQALLDIERVAPCLPGTVVEEFDGTTVSGSVKVKVGPVTLTYRGTAVFEEQDETAHRLVLSASGRETRGQGTARATVTGTLSERDGGTAVSVLTDLKVTGRPAQFGRGVLAEVGDRLVGQFAACLAKRLGDRSAGLGGEEPGPSEQEEQEEQEEVEPLDLLRAVGVPVAERAAGVVLAGIVLAVIILRVRRRRRSGSGRRSRHC; this is encoded by the coding sequence ATGGAGCTGCACCACGAGTTCACCGTCCCCGTCCCGGTCGACGACGCTTGGCAGGCGCTCCTCGACATCGAACGTGTGGCGCCGTGCCTGCCGGGCACGGTGGTGGAGGAGTTCGACGGCACGACGGTGAGCGGCTCGGTGAAGGTGAAAGTGGGGCCGGTCACCCTGACCTACCGGGGCACCGCGGTCTTCGAGGAGCAGGACGAGACCGCGCACCGGCTGGTGCTCTCGGCGAGCGGCCGGGAGACCCGGGGGCAGGGCACGGCAAGGGCCACGGTCACCGGAACGCTGAGCGAACGCGACGGCGGTACGGCGGTGTCGGTGCTGACCGACCTCAAGGTCACCGGGCGTCCGGCGCAGTTCGGCCGCGGTGTGCTCGCAGAGGTGGGGGACCGGTTGGTGGGGCAGTTCGCGGCGTGTCTGGCGAAACGGCTGGGCGATCGGTCCGCCGGGCTCGGCGGCGAGGAGCCCGGACCCTCCGAGCAGGAGGAGCAGGAGGAGCAGGAGGAGGTGGAGCCGCTCGACCTGCTGCGGGCGGTGGGGGTGCCAGTGGCCGAGCGGGCCGCCGGTGTGGTGCTGGCGGGAATCGTGCTGGCGGTGATCATCCTGAGGGTGCGGCGGCGGAGGCGGTCCGGGTCTGGCCGGAGGTCCCGGCACTGCTGA
- a CDS encoding SpoIIE family protein phosphatase, with amino-acid sequence MANVVSEGAAISGSRMERAEAALDALTAVPGTPDLLRRILEQALVFAGAAFAGVYTPGDDPSHLGLAESAGLPRTLYGLRDGYPAAGGSPVAEAHRSGRPVWLGPAARAGYPGERRTPTADFSLAALPLRPPGSGCLLAVSEHPGGFGGHDRTCLGLIARAVVVPVPAATVADTGVLPKDSFSLAMDTGRVEVGDTILRLFGIGRNDFDGRVETLLERTVPEDLPALMSVVEADHMSIGDRELEFRVLRPSGTPRWLRLRGRLLPKGEGRPARLVGTVVDASTLRSGVTDVTRVQRLAAALATAGTVKDVGQAVVAALRKPLQADRIALAELEHDRLVVTVLDPPEPEAWPEVWRSEWRTEWPDAPVRTMPTLAAALREGRARIWPARTELEPALAEVGPGGLAVLPLPAGGRMAGACLIGWDRPHDFGPDERALLTACAGLIGQALLRAHAFDAEHELVGMLQRTLLPRRLPRLPGAVAVARYLPTTAGLEVGGDWYDVIPLADNHVALVIGDVQGHNAGAATLMGQMRTALRAYAAEGHAPDVVVAHANRLLLDMETDLFATCAYVDVDLEEGTAWCVRAGHLQPVLRHPDGSAEIVQAEGGPPLGVLGQAEFPMTPLRLQPGMVLALTTDGLVESAGADIDTGMDRLARELAAADPGHLGLVADALLTGAHRGDDVALLLMRYDGMTVRPLRESWTVWRLPEAVRHARRFTRRTLRGWGVPGETVDVALLVVSELVTNALVHTEGQVRLDLSLVGQRLRLAVADSSPRSPMKPTSVGWEATGGRGILLVEAVSEAWGTLPVSGGKQVWADLAPAAESPLGYR; translated from the coding sequence ATGGCGAACGTGGTGAGTGAGGGCGCTGCGATCAGCGGGTCGAGGATGGAGCGTGCCGAAGCTGCCCTCGACGCGCTCACCGCGGTCCCCGGCACGCCCGATCTGCTTCGCCGGATCCTCGAACAGGCCCTGGTGTTCGCCGGGGCGGCCTTCGCCGGTGTCTACACGCCCGGCGACGATCCCTCCCATCTGGGACTCGCCGAGTCGGCGGGGCTGCCGCGCACCCTGTACGGGCTCCGGGACGGTTATCCGGCCGCAGGCGGTTCCCCGGTCGCTGAGGCCCACCGCAGCGGACGACCGGTGTGGCTCGGACCCGCGGCGCGGGCTGGCTACCCCGGGGAGCGGCGCACGCCGACCGCGGACTTCTCGCTGGCCGCCCTGCCGCTGCGCCCGCCGGGCAGCGGCTGTCTGCTGGCCGTCAGCGAGCACCCCGGCGGCTTCGGCGGTCACGACCGCACCTGCCTGGGGCTGATCGCCCGAGCGGTGGTGGTCCCCGTCCCGGCCGCCACCGTCGCAGACACCGGTGTGCTGCCCAAAGACTCCTTCAGCCTGGCCATGGACACCGGGCGGGTCGAGGTCGGCGACACGATCCTGCGGCTTTTCGGGATCGGGCGAAACGACTTCGACGGCCGTGTGGAGACGCTGCTCGAACGCACCGTGCCCGAGGACCTGCCGGCGCTGATGTCCGTGGTCGAGGCCGACCACATGTCGATCGGCGACCGCGAGCTGGAGTTCCGCGTCCTGCGGCCGTCCGGCACACCCAGGTGGCTCAGACTGCGGGGCCGGCTGCTGCCGAAAGGGGAGGGCCGTCCCGCGCGGCTCGTCGGTACCGTCGTCGACGCCTCCACTCTGCGTTCCGGTGTCACCGACGTGACCCGCGTACAGCGCCTGGCCGCCGCTCTCGCCACCGCCGGCACCGTCAAGGACGTCGGCCAGGCCGTCGTGGCAGCCCTGCGCAAACCGTTGCAGGCCGACCGGATCGCGCTCGCCGAGCTGGAGCACGACCGGCTCGTGGTCACCGTGCTTGACCCGCCCGAACCCGAGGCCTGGCCCGAGGTGTGGCGCAGTGAGTGGCGCACCGAATGGCCCGACGCACCGGTGCGGACCATGCCCACCCTGGCCGCCGCATTGCGCGAGGGCCGGGCCCGGATCTGGCCCGCCCGGACCGAACTTGAACCCGCTCTCGCCGAGGTCGGCCCCGGCGGCCTCGCGGTGCTGCCGCTGCCCGCGGGCGGCCGTATGGCCGGCGCCTGCCTGATCGGCTGGGACCGCCCGCACGACTTCGGCCCCGACGAACGTGCCCTGCTCACTGCCTGCGCCGGCCTGATCGGCCAGGCGCTGCTGCGCGCCCATGCCTTCGACGCCGAACACGAACTCGTCGGCATGCTCCAGCGCACCCTGCTGCCCCGCCGGCTGCCCCGGTTGCCCGGTGCGGTCGCCGTCGCCCGCTATCTGCCCACCACGGCCGGGCTGGAGGTCGGCGGTGACTGGTACGACGTGATCCCGCTCGCCGACAACCACGTCGCCCTGGTCATCGGCGATGTACAAGGCCACAACGCGGGCGCCGCCACCCTGATGGGCCAGATGCGCACTGCGCTGCGCGCCTACGCCGCCGAGGGGCACGCCCCGGACGTCGTCGTCGCACACGCCAACCGGCTGCTGTTGGACATGGAGACCGATCTCTTCGCGACCTGTGCCTACGTCGATGTCGACCTGGAGGAGGGAACCGCTTGGTGCGTACGCGCCGGCCATCTGCAGCCCGTGCTGCGGCATCCGGACGGTTCTGCCGAGATCGTGCAGGCCGAGGGGGGCCCGCCGCTCGGTGTGCTCGGTCAGGCCGAGTTCCCGATGACACCGCTCCGGCTCCAGCCCGGCATGGTGCTCGCACTGACCACCGACGGCCTGGTGGAGTCCGCCGGCGCCGACATCGACACCGGTATGGACCGGCTCGCCCGTGAACTGGCCGCCGCCGACCCGGGTCACCTCGGTCTGGTCGCCGACGCTCTGCTGACCGGCGCCCACCGCGGCGACGACGTGGCCCTGCTGTTGATGCGCTATGACGGGATGACGGTACGGCCGCTGCGCGAGAGCTGGACGGTGTGGCGGTTGCCGGAGGCGGTCCGGCACGCCCGCCGCTTCACTCGACGTACCCTGCGCGGCTGGGGCGTCCCCGGCGAGACGGTCGATGTGGCGCTGCTGGTCGTCTCGGAGCTCGTCACCAACGCCCTCGTGCACACCGAGGGCCAGGTCCGTCTCGATCTGAGCCTGGTCGGCCAACGGCTGCGGCTCGCCGTCGCGGACTCCTCGCCACGCAGTCCCATGAAGCCCACCAGCGTCGGCTGGGAGGCCACCGGTGGTCGGGGCATTCTGCTGGTGGAGGCGGTGTCGGAGGCCTGGGGCACGCTCCCGGTCAGCGGCGGCAAACAGGTGTGGGCGGACCTCGCCCCGGCCGCCGAGTCGCCACTCGGGTACCGGTGA
- the lanKC gene encoding class III lanthionine synthetase LanKC, which translates to MDKRYEVYALADRHFYDTPDRFSADGREHPAPLLETACRTVPEGWHAARTGDWLMLTPLDTDGTPLPSPAQGWKIHSSATAANAEQIARTVWDYCVPRRIPFKFVPGPHLLHLRNAKYAGRDTSGKFVTIYPSDEEQLQRTLDELGELLAGLEGPYILTDLRWYDGPLYVRYGAFARRYVVDERGSLVPAVADGSGRLVPDRRAPSFHVPDWVTLPEFLQPHLDARNTTTTGELPYRIEKALHFSNGGGVYAGTDTRNGRRVALKEARPHAGLAADRADAVVRLEREKAALERAAGTGVVPEVRDWFTLGDHRFLVMDFIEGSPLNSFFAKRHPLLTPDPSPEKVAAYTAWALRIHAAVERAVAAVHERGLAINDLHVFNIMVTPDEESVYLIDFEAAAPAEDNARQVVAHPGFFAPPDRRGTDVDLYALACLRMALFLPVTTLFVVDRGKAAHLAEVIAEQFPDVPRSFLDEAVTEITRDPDAARTGDGTDPPGAGRHGRTAPPVVPGDWPYSRDSMVKAVLASATPERDDRLFPGDIAQFSDGGGLGLAHGAAGVLYALEASGADRYDEGEQWLLHHTAPPPPGSPLGLYDGLAGVALVLDQLGHRQRALDLIAGILQENWRNLASDLKGGLAGLGLVLGRLADTTGEPDLRRHAAEAADILVRRLGEPLPDTRRRAGLLRGATGPALFLLRWYEQTGEARFLSAAAEALRRDLACCVVQQAGGGLEVDEGWRTLPYLGDGSAGIGLVLDDYLAQVDATGEGSGSPTRTADDGREPAPPGTASDMEEFQRARSGIVTAATSRFYAQPGLFQGRAGMILHLARSSAPGATPERLEQQIAGLGWFAMSYQGQLAFPGHQMMRLSMDLATGTAGCLLALAAARGAERTAHLPFLPPPPAAHIRGSVT; encoded by the coding sequence ATGGACAAGCGCTACGAGGTGTACGCGCTCGCCGACAGGCACTTCTACGACACGCCCGACCGGTTCTCGGCCGACGGCCGCGAGCACCCCGCGCCGCTGCTCGAAACGGCGTGTCGCACCGTTCCGGAGGGCTGGCACGCGGCGCGCACCGGCGACTGGCTCATGCTCACACCGCTCGACACCGATGGCACACCGCTCCCGTCACCCGCCCAGGGATGGAAGATCCATTCCTCGGCCACCGCGGCGAACGCCGAGCAGATTGCCCGGACGGTGTGGGACTACTGCGTGCCCCGCCGCATCCCCTTCAAGTTCGTACCGGGCCCGCACCTGCTGCACCTGCGCAACGCCAAGTACGCGGGCCGCGACACCAGCGGCAAGTTCGTGACGATCTACCCGTCCGACGAAGAGCAGTTGCAGCGGACCCTGGACGAACTGGGCGAGTTGCTGGCGGGACTGGAGGGGCCGTACATCCTCACCGACCTGCGCTGGTACGACGGCCCGCTCTACGTCCGCTACGGAGCCTTCGCCCGCCGGTACGTGGTCGATGAACGCGGCTCGCTCGTGCCCGCGGTGGCCGACGGCTCGGGGCGGCTGGTTCCGGACCGGCGGGCGCCGTCCTTCCACGTGCCGGACTGGGTGACGCTGCCGGAATTCCTGCAGCCGCACCTGGACGCCCGCAACACCACGACGACCGGCGAGCTGCCGTACCGCATCGAGAAGGCGCTGCACTTCTCCAACGGCGGCGGCGTATACGCCGGCACTGACACCCGTAACGGGCGCCGGGTTGCGCTGAAGGAAGCCCGGCCGCACGCAGGGCTGGCCGCCGATCGCGCGGATGCGGTGGTCCGGTTGGAACGGGAGAAGGCCGCGCTGGAGCGGGCCGCCGGGACCGGTGTGGTCCCCGAGGTGCGGGACTGGTTCACACTGGGCGACCACCGGTTCCTGGTCATGGACTTCATCGAGGGCAGCCCGCTCAACTCGTTCTTCGCCAAACGGCACCCGCTGCTCACCCCCGACCCCAGCCCGGAGAAGGTCGCCGCGTACACGGCGTGGGCACTACGCATCCACGCCGCGGTGGAGCGGGCGGTCGCGGCGGTGCACGAGCGCGGGCTCGCCATCAACGACCTGCACGTCTTCAACATCATGGTGACCCCGGACGAGGAGTCGGTGTACCTCATCGACTTCGAGGCCGCCGCACCCGCCGAGGACAACGCCCGGCAGGTCGTCGCCCATCCCGGCTTCTTCGCCCCGCCGGACCGCCGCGGAACGGACGTCGACCTCTATGCGCTGGCCTGTCTGCGCATGGCCCTGTTCCTCCCGGTGACGACCCTGTTCGTCGTGGACCGCGGCAAGGCCGCGCATCTCGCCGAAGTGATAGCCGAGCAGTTTCCGGACGTGCCGCGCAGCTTTCTGGACGAGGCGGTCACGGAGATCACCCGTGATCCGGACGCGGCGCGGACCGGGGACGGCACCGACCCGCCGGGGGCCGGACGGCACGGTAGGACCGCCCCGCCGGTGGTGCCGGGCGACTGGCCCTACAGCCGGGACTCCATGGTGAAGGCCGTCCTCGCCTCCGCCACCCCGGAACGCGACGACCGGCTCTTCCCCGGCGACATCGCCCAGTTCTCCGACGGCGGCGGCCTCGGACTGGCCCACGGCGCGGCCGGGGTGCTGTACGCACTGGAGGCCTCCGGAGCCGACCGGTACGACGAGGGCGAGCAGTGGCTGCTGCACCACACCGCCCCTCCACCGCCTGGTTCCCCGCTCGGCCTGTACGACGGCCTCGCGGGCGTGGCCCTGGTCCTGGACCAGCTGGGCCACCGGCAGCGGGCGCTGGACCTGATAGCCGGCATCCTGCAGGAGAACTGGCGGAACCTTGCCTCCGATCTGAAAGGCGGGCTCGCCGGGCTCGGCTTGGTCCTCGGCCGGCTCGCGGACACAACCGGCGAGCCGGACCTGCGACGACACGCCGCCGAGGCCGCCGACATCCTCGTACGACGCCTCGGCGAACCGCTACCGGACACCCGACGACGCGCCGGGCTGCTGCGCGGCGCGACCGGGCCCGCGCTGTTCCTGCTCAGATGGTACGAGCAGACCGGCGAGGCCCGATTCCTGAGCGCAGCGGCCGAGGCACTCCGCCGTGACCTGGCCTGCTGTGTGGTGCAGCAGGCAGGCGGCGGCCTGGAGGTGGACGAGGGCTGGCGAACGCTGCCCTACCTGGGCGACGGCAGTGCGGGGATCGGGCTGGTCCTCGACGACTACCTGGCACAGGTGGACGCCACCGGCGAGGGCTCCGGGAGCCCCACCCGGACTGCGGACGACGGCCGGGAGCCGGCGCCACCCGGCACAGCCAGTGACATGGAGGAGTTCCAGCGGGCACGCTCGGGCATCGTCACCGCCGCCACCTCCCGCTTCTACGCCCAGCCCGGCCTCTTCCAGGGCCGCGCCGGAATGATCCTGCACCTCGCCCGCAGCTCCGCCCCGGGTGCCACCCCGGAACGGCTGGAGCAGCAGATCGCCGGGCTCGGCTGGTTCGCGATGTCGTACCAGGGCCAACTGGCCTTTCCCGGCCACCAGATGATGCGGCTTTCCATGGACCTCGCCACCGGTACGGCAGGCTGCCTGCTCGCGCTCGCCGCGGCCCGCGGCGCCGAGCGCACCGCGCACCTGCCTTTCCTCCCGCCGCCACCAGCGGCCCACATACGCGGCTCCGTGACCTGA
- a CDS encoding SapB/AmfS family lanthipeptide encodes MALLDLQALESEDITTAAASTASLLSCVSTTSVLLCV; translated from the coding sequence ATGGCACTTCTCGACCTGCAGGCCCTTGAGTCCGAAGACATCACCACCGCCGCTGCGAGCACGGCCAGCCTGCTGTCCTGCGTCTCGACCACGAGCGTTCTGCTCTGCGTCTGA
- a CDS encoding ABC transporter ATP-binding protein translates to MIPSSDGPPSPPPTGAALSRAVLRHTGARCAALCAVSTATTAAGLVLPALLGHTLDLLLAGVPAVRWVACCTGVVVLIALLDGCTGVLTGTTDARATAWLRRHLTGHVLALGPRAVARFGSGELVARLVGGAAQAGTAPGALTALLAALAGPIGGVVALGLIDPWLAAVFLAGAPVLALLLRAFARDTSACAADYQRVQGEIATTLTEAIGGFRTIRAAGAEERETERILAPLPELSTAGHRMWRVQGRAAAQAVTVAPLLNLGVLAVAGLLLVRHRLSVGEVLAASRYAVLATGIGELVGQLAALGRARAALGRLAEVRAEPVPAHGTQSLPPGPGRLELREVTARRGARTVLDGVDLVVPGGTALAVVGRSGTGKSLLAEVAGRLCDPDAGEVLLDGVPLRDLAHADLRHAVTYAFERPALLGTTVADAIAFGLTTPCAAEVRSAARTARADGFVRRLPHGYATRCADAPRSGGESQRLGLARAFAHGGRLLILDDALSSLDTVTEHQIAQSLLAPGLGPTRLLVAHRAATAARADLVAWLDGGRVRALGPHRELWRDPEYRAVFGADTEAAGGAGRVGTEAEARG, encoded by the coding sequence ATGATCCCGAGCTCCGACGGCCCCCCTTCCCCTCCCCCGACCGGCGCTGCACTGTCGCGTGCGGTGCTGCGCCACACGGGCGCCCGATGCGCCGCGCTGTGCGCAGTGAGCACGGCCACCACGGCGGCCGGTCTGGTACTGCCCGCCCTGCTCGGCCACACTCTGGACCTGTTGCTGGCAGGTGTTCCGGCGGTGCGCTGGGTGGCCTGCTGCACCGGTGTCGTCGTGCTGATCGCCTTGCTGGACGGTTGTACGGGGGTCCTGACCGGGACGACGGACGCGCGGGCCACGGCGTGGCTGCGCCGCCACCTGACCGGACACGTCCTGGCGCTGGGCCCGCGCGCGGTGGCCCGTTTCGGCTCCGGGGAACTGGTGGCACGGCTGGTAGGCGGCGCTGCGCAGGCCGGCACCGCGCCGGGCGCACTGACCGCGCTGCTCGCCGCGCTTGCCGGCCCCATCGGCGGAGTGGTGGCGCTCGGCCTCATCGACCCGTGGCTGGCGGCCGTGTTCCTGGCCGGGGCACCGGTCCTGGCCCTCCTGCTGCGCGCCTTCGCCCGCGACACGTCAGCCTGTGCTGCCGACTACCAGCGTGTGCAGGGGGAAATCGCTACGACCCTCACCGAGGCGATCGGCGGTTTCCGTACCATCCGTGCGGCGGGCGCCGAGGAACGCGAGACAGAGCGGATCCTCGCACCGCTGCCCGAACTGTCCACCGCAGGGCACCGCATGTGGCGGGTGCAAGGGCGGGCCGCCGCGCAGGCGGTCACGGTGGCACCGCTGCTGAACCTGGGTGTGCTGGCGGTGGCCGGACTGCTCCTCGTCCGACACCGACTGTCGGTGGGCGAGGTTCTGGCCGCGTCCCGGTACGCGGTGCTCGCGACCGGCATCGGCGAACTGGTCGGACAGCTGGCCGCGCTCGGCCGAGCGCGCGCGGCGCTGGGGCGGCTCGCGGAGGTACGGGCCGAGCCGGTACCGGCACACGGTACCCAGAGCCTGCCGCCCGGGCCCGGGCGGCTGGAGCTGCGGGAGGTCACCGCCCGCAGGGGCGCCCGAACCGTCCTCGACGGGGTCGACCTCGTCGTCCCGGGGGGCACGGCCCTGGCCGTCGTCGGCCGCTCCGGCACCGGAAAGTCCCTGCTTGCGGAGGTGGCCGGTCGGCTCTGTGACCCGGACGCGGGTGAGGTCCTCCTGGACGGCGTCCCGCTGCGCGACCTCGCGCATGCCGACCTGCGCCATGCCGTCACCTACGCCTTCGAGCGCCCCGCCCTGCTCGGTACGACGGTCGCGGACGCCATCGCCTTCGGGCTCACCACCCCCTGCGCCGCTGAGGTGCGCTCGGCCGCCCGCACGGCCCGCGCCGACGGCTTCGTCCGCCGGCTGCCCCACGGCTACGCGACCCGCTGCGCCGACGCCCCCCGCTCCGGCGGCGAGTCCCAGCGCCTCGGCCTCGCCCGCGCCTTCGCGCACGGCGGCCGGCTGCTGATCCTCGACGACGCCCTCTCCAGTCTCGACACGGTCACTGAGCACCAGATCGCCCAGTCCCTGCTGGCTCCGGGCCTGGGACCGACCCGTCTGTTGGTCGCCCACCGCGCGGCGACGGCCGCCCGTGCGGACCTGGTGGCCTGGCTGGACGGCGGCCGGGTGCGGGCGCTGGGGCCGCACCGTGAGCTGTGGCGGGACCCGGAGTACCGCGCGGTGTTCGGGGCGGACACCGAGGCCGCTGGTGGCGCCGGACGGGTCGGGACCGAAGCGGAGGCCCGAGGCTGA
- a CDS encoding ATP-binding cassette domain-containing protein, which yields MRNHVWRFLRPRPWVLVRLAAWSVLEAGQTFVLGYALAQALDAGFLAGDAAAGLWWLTAAGLAVGAGAYGTGRVYGVVASLVEPVRDRLVVSVVARGVREADAGALSGLTQQVEIARDALAGLVMVSRSFLFTAAGALIGLFSLAPLLLAVVLPPLLAGVAVFAATLRPLARRQEAFLAADEALAAELGVVCPGLRDVTAAGAEALVAAGVGERTEAELRAAQALARWSVARVAAMAVGGQLPVVLLLATAPWLLGRGVTPGGLLGALAYVTQSLLPALQNLVHGLGTGGARLTVVLRRLITPPAGEQLAARPYAGAPPAAPSPDERLPAGRAPAGQRSDERLVAVRPPAAHPLPAEPPAWAASHTPASRCSGVPALSLAAVSFAYGPASEPVLDGLDLVVPPGGHLAVVGPSGIGKSTLTALVAGLLRPGNGSVRVYGYAVPTPEAAASRVLIPQEAYVHGGTLAENLALFRPAPVPEAELLAAAERVGLTALLKASGGPGGRVDPAALSAGERQLIALTRAYLSPAPLALLDEATCHLDPESEARAERAFATRPGGTLVVVAHRISSARRADRILVMDGARTVCGTHKELLRTSALYRDLAGGWTTRRAPLLG from the coding sequence ATGCGAAACCACGTGTGGCGGTTCCTGCGTCCGCGTCCGTGGGTGCTGGTCCGGCTGGCAGCCTGGTCCGTGCTGGAGGCGGGCCAGACGTTCGTCCTCGGATACGCCCTGGCGCAGGCACTCGACGCCGGTTTCCTGGCCGGGGACGCAGCGGCGGGCCTGTGGTGGCTGACGGCCGCGGGGCTCGCAGTGGGGGCCGGAGCGTACGGGACGGGACGGGTGTACGGCGTGGTTGCCTCGCTGGTGGAGCCGGTCCGGGACCGGCTGGTCGTCTCGGTGGTCGCGCGCGGGGTCCGGGAGGCGGACGCGGGGGCACTGTCCGGACTGACCCAGCAGGTGGAGATCGCCCGGGACGCGCTCGCCGGTCTGGTGATGGTCTCCCGCTCGTTCCTGTTCACCGCCGCCGGGGCTTTGATCGGCCTCTTCTCGTTGGCTCCGCTGCTGCTGGCGGTGGTCCTACCGCCGTTGCTGGCCGGTGTGGCGGTGTTCGCAGCGACGCTCCGGCCACTGGCCCGCCGCCAGGAAGCCTTCCTCGCCGCAGACGAGGCACTCGCCGCGGAACTGGGCGTGGTGTGCCCCGGGCTGCGGGACGTCACGGCGGCCGGTGCCGAGGCACTCGTCGCGGCCGGCGTCGGGGAACGGACCGAGGCGGAACTGCGGGCCGCCCAGGCGCTGGCCCGCTGGAGCGTGGCCCGCGTGGCCGCCATGGCGGTGGGAGGTCAGCTGCCCGTGGTACTGCTGCTCGCCACGGCGCCGTGGCTGCTGGGGCGTGGCGTCACGCCGGGCGGGCTGCTGGGTGCACTCGCCTACGTCACCCAGTCCCTGCTGCCGGCCCTGCAGAACCTCGTCCACGGTCTGGGTACCGGCGGCGCCCGCCTCACGGTCGTCCTGCGCCGCCTGATCACACCACCCGCCGGGGAGCAGCTGGCCGCCCGGCCGTATGCCGGAGCACCGCCGGCCGCGCCATCGCCCGACGAACGGCTCCCGGCCGGGCGAGCACCGGCCGGACAGCGGTCGGACGAGCGGCTTGTGGCCGTCCGTCCTCCGGCCGCTCATCCGTTACCCGCAGAGCCGCCGGCCTGGGCCGCGTCGCACACCCCGGCGTCCCGCTGTTCCGGCGTGCCCGCGCTCAGTCTCGCCGCTGTCAGCTTCGCCTACGGCCCCGCGAGCGAGCCCGTCCTGGACGGGCTGGACCTCGTCGTCCCACCGGGCGGGCACCTGGCCGTCGTGGGACCGAGCGGAATCGGGAAATCGACGCTCACCGCTCTGGTCGCCGGGCTGCTGCGACCGGGCAACGGCTCGGTGCGGGTGTACGGGTATGCCGTGCCGACACCGGAGGCAGCCGCGTCACGGGTCCTGATCCCGCAGGAGGCGTACGTCCATGGCGGCACCCTGGCCGAGAACCTGGCGCTCTTCCGTCCGGCCCCGGTGCCGGAGGCGGAGCTGCTGGCGGCGGCAGAGAGGGTCGGGCTGACCGCGCTCCTGAAGGCGTCGGGCGGGCCCGGCGGCCGGGTCGATCCGGCGGCGCTCTCGGCGGGCGAACGACAGCTGATCGCGCTGACCCGGGCCTATCTGTCACCCGCCCCGCTGGCACTGCTCGACGAGGCCACCTGCCATCTCGACCCGGAGTCCGAGGCACGCGCAGAACGGGCTTTCGCGACACGCCCTGGAGGCACCCTGGTGGTCGTCGCCCACCGGATCAGCTCGGCGCGGCGCGCCGACCGCATTCTGGTGATGGACGGGGCGCGCACCGTCTGTGGCACACACAAGGAGTTGCTGCGGACCTCGGCCCTGTACCGGGACCTGGCCGGTGGCTGGACGACACGCCGGGCCCCCCTGCTCGGTTAG
- a CDS encoding response regulator transcription factor translates to MIRVLLVHEESLLRSVLAEWLRREPGLDVDDTPWWGAAARIRSLCPDVCAADLDCSDGHGVPPLGDLCPSGTGGPPALVVLAHASRPGLLKRAAEAGALGFVDKAGSPDRLVRAIRSVASRERFIDASLGFGFLKAAQMPLTRRELSVLSLAAAGASIAEIAGSLHLSHGTVRNYMASITRKTGARNRIDAIRISRGEGWV, encoded by the coding sequence GTGATCCGGGTACTCCTGGTGCACGAAGAGAGTCTGTTGCGATCGGTTCTGGCGGAGTGGCTACGCCGGGAACCCGGGCTGGACGTGGACGACACGCCATGGTGGGGCGCAGCCGCGCGGATCAGGTCCTTATGCCCGGACGTCTGCGCGGCGGATCTGGACTGTTCCGACGGCCACGGGGTGCCACCGCTCGGGGACCTGTGTCCCTCCGGCACGGGTGGGCCGCCGGCGCTCGTGGTGCTGGCGCACGCGAGCCGGCCGGGCTTGCTGAAGCGGGCAGCCGAGGCGGGTGCGCTGGGCTTCGTCGACAAGGCCGGCTCGCCAGACCGGCTGGTCCGTGCCATTCGGAGCGTTGCTTCGAGGGAACGTTTCATCGATGCCTCGCTCGGATTTGGCTTCCTCAAGGCGGCCCAGATGCCGCTGACCAGGCGCGAACTGAGCGTGTTGTCCCTCGCGGCGGCCGGCGCGTCCATCGCGGAAATCGCCGGAAGCCTGCATCTGTCCCACGGCACGGTCCGCAACTACATGGCGTCCATCACCCGTAAGACCGGCGCGCGCAACCGGATCGATGCGATCCGGATATCCCGCGGGGAGGGATGGGTGTGA